From Daphnia magna isolate NIES unplaced genomic scaffold, ASM2063170v1.1 Dm_contigs199, whole genome shotgun sequence, the proteins below share one genomic window:
- the LOC123467585 gene encoding tetratricopeptide repeat protein 19 homolog, mitochondrial-like → MFSQQKHSWCSLARMVMQYSRMSVKQLSIKATTSGIPINPHCLSTNSTLHKPPTGLQNGKSANKENEGNNQSTISKCFGFVGLMSILGTKVKEENKERLGEEKIIHMIKLAKLSQERKEFKKSEQLLHLALRAAYEIQHHDAQKYIIDDMANNAYEAGDFKKAEKLFVDLIKQLVTDGVAQSHNSIIHISAKLANLYAMFHEEVKACEGFNFCIHHLEAKIKKGEDDFDTLALYSLILSWFGDCVHRRGDFTQSLALFKKSHEISVKINGKHHPHSLLQLNNMAAAYTLMNRLEDAVDCLNTALVLAQEVQMDDGMKDLPYYFINLANVYLTQVEKSAADAKELLKMAENSCREALKCAKVVDNRDALIQARKCMKQINSYQTL, encoded by the exons ATGTTTTCGCAGCAGAAACATTCGTGGTGCAGTTTGGCTCGCATGGTGATGCAGTATTCAAGAATGTCAGTAAAACAGCTATCGATAAAAGCAACTACATCTGGAATTCCAATTAACCCTCATTGTCTTTCAACCAACTCTACGTTACATAAGCCGCCCACAGGTTTGCAAAATGGCAAGTCGGCAAACAAGGAAAATGAAGGGAATAACCAGTCCACCATATCAAAGTGTTTTGGTTTTGTGGGATTGATGAGTATTTTGGGTACCAAAGTTAAAGAAGAGAACAAGGAGCGACTTGgtgaagaaaaaattattcacATGATTAAATTGGCAAAGCTTTCTCAAGAG AGGAAAGAATTCAAGAAGTCAGAGCAATTACTTCATTTAGCATTGCGAGCAGCCTATGAAATCCAACATCATGATGCCCAAAAATATATTATCGATGATATGGCCAATAATGCTTACGAGGCTGGGGACTTCAAAAAAGCAGAAAAGCTGTTTGTTGATTTGATTAAACAGCTAGTGACTGATGGAGTGGCTCAGAGTCACAATTCCATCATTCACATTAGTGCAAAACTTGCAAATTTGTATGCTATGTTTCATGAAGAAGTTAAAGCTTGTGAAGGATTTAACTTTTGCATTCATCACCTGGAagccaagataaaaaaaggtGAAGATGATTTTGACACCCTTGCCCTTTATTCATTAATCCTCTCTTGGTTTGGGGATTGCGTCCATAGAAGAGGAGATTTTACACAATCCTTAGCTTTATTCAAGAAATCACATGAGATTTCAGTTAAAATTAATGGCAAACACCATCCACACAGCCTGCTTCAGCTTAATAATATGGCTGCTGCCTACACGTTGATGAACCGACTTGAAGATGCCGTAGATTGTTTAAATACAGCTCTAGTCCTCGCTCAAGAGGTGCAGATGGATGACGGCATGAAGGATCTTCCATACTATTTTATTAACCTAGCAAATGTGTACCTGACTCAAGTGGAAAAGTCTGCGGCGGATGCCAAAGAATTGTTAAAAATGGCTGAAAATTCCTGTAGAGAAGCTCTGAAGTGTGCTAAAGTTGTGGATAATAGAGATGCTCTGATACAAGCTAGGAAATGTATGAAACAAATTAATTCGTATCAAACCCTGTAA